From a single Aspergillus puulaauensis MK2 DNA, chromosome 2, nearly complete sequence genomic region:
- a CDS encoding uncharacterized protein (SECRETED:SignalP(1-30);~antiSMASH:Cluster_2.10), which yields MSVRHIRIMHGLRAGPWLGCCCCCCWGGTGVLVSGDEAEEDEEDEEDEEDEEDEEDEEDEEDEEDEEDEEDEEDEEDEEDEEDEEDEEDDDGDREGEGYP from the coding sequence ATGTCGGTTAGACATATCAGGATTATGCATGGCTTGCGGGCGGGGCCTTGgctgggttgctgctgctgctgctgctggggaggtaCCGGGGTACTCGTTTCTGgggatgaggcggaggaggatgaggaggatgaggaggatgaggaggatgaggaggatgaggaggatgaggaggatgaggaggatgaggaggatgaggaggatgaggaggatgaggaggatgaggaggatgaggaggatgaggaggatgaggaggatgaggaggatgacgatggagaTAGAGAGGGTGAAGGGTATCCTTGA
- a CDS encoding uncharacterized protein (COG:S;~EggNog:ENOG410Q1H6;~antiSMASH:Cluster_2.10), translating to MQRDAHLIFARSLSDLQRILAREVIATSIAGFIVTDAKVMGIDTDIDPDTDANSEEGSGDAEMARISRVLGGIVNGTYFYSNTHALAHLSSNGAMPNRGLIPGFGGPRRTNPPSTREWTVVFAFDFPSQAARYPLRFGRYMAETFGVGWRMCGATKGKCALEISERGLRKMGERVYRGNKYQIRAVFLGSVDERDKVLVVAKGASVGNGGLGSQGQPEVYRVDEDQSGGEDGEGCVRDMPAAATQPTAVAAAASAGDTDSTAGEDGEFDIEQVEVGDEGVGWTLAADSNGPTGPLGGEGEELDMDMEMIDAEYRREEHDWADDELTSTEGSDSPHEDENEGASTTSSSSSDADDAANKRVIYVNIPDQRGNQNADSDDASAAQSPNKKKKKKETPKHVANCPVAIHEVKQLTGNWVQNGQRPRMRGYVGFAGHVEDNRSMASLILGMCAVRNTRPLPESMRAFLRDHNLG from the coding sequence ATGCAACGCGATGCACACCTAATTTTTGCCCGTTCGCTCTCCGATCTCCAGCGTATCCTCGCAAGGGAAGTCATCGCCACTTCAATTGCTGGATTCATCGTTACAGACGCCAAAGTCATGGGAATCGACACAGACATTGACCCTGATACCGACGCAAACAGCGAAGAGGGCAGCGGGGATGCCGAGATGGCAAGAATATCTAGAGTCTTAGGTGGGATTGTGAACGGGACTTACTTTTATTCCAATACACATGCACTTGCCCATCTGTCTTCCAACGGAGCCATGCCAAACAGGGGGTTGATACCAGGGTTCGGAGGGCCCAGGCGTACCAACCCCCCCAGTACCCGTGAATGGACCGTCGTGTTTGCATTCGACTTCCCATCTCAAGCCGCGCGGTACCCGTTGCGCTTCGGAAGATACATGGCGGAGACATTCGGCGTCGGATGGAGAATGTGCGGTGCCACGAAGGGCAAGTGTGCGTTGGAGATAAGTGAACGCGGCCTCAGGAAGATGGGGGAAAGAGTGTATCGAGGAAACAAGTATCAAATCCGCGCTGTGTTCCTGGGATCAGTTGATGAGCGGGACAAAGTGCTTGTTGTTGCGAAGGGCGCGAGTGTCGGAAATGGTGGACTGGGGAGCCAGGGGCAGCCTGAGGTGTATCGTGTGGATGAGGATCAGAGCGGGGGTGAAGACGGGGAAGGATGTGTGCGTGATATGCCGGCAGCGGCCACACAACCCACCGCAGTCGCAGCGGCAGCGTCAGCAGGAGATACAGACAGTACTGCCGGTGAAGACGGGGAGTTTGATATTGAGCAGGTAGAGGTCGGAGACGAAGGTGTTGGATGGACGCTTGCGGCGGATAGCAATGGCCCGACTGGTCCTTTaggtggagaaggcgaggagtTGGATATGGACATGGAGATGATCGACGCCGAATATCGCCGCGAAGAACATGACTgggctgatgatgagcttaCGAGTACTGAAGGGTCCGACAGTCCGCACGAGGACGAGAACGAAGGCGCGAGTACcactagcagcagcagcagtgacGCAGATGACGCCGCCAACAAACGGGTTATATATGTGAACATCCCTGACCAGCGTGGAAACCAGAATGCCGACTCCGATGACGCATCTGCAGCCCAATCGccaaacaaaaagaagaagaagaaagagacgCCCAAGCACGTCGCGAACTGCCCTGTCGCCATCCATGAAGTCAAACAGTTGACAGGGAACTGGGTTCAGAATGGACAGCGACCTCGCATGCGTGGATACGTCGGCTTCGCTGGACACGTTGAGGATAACAGGTCTATGGCAAGTTTGATCTTGGGTATGTGTGCCGTACGGAACACCAGGCCTCTGCCGGAATCTATGCGGGCTTTTTTGCGCGATCATAATCTTGGATAG
- a CDS encoding uncharacterized protein (COG:S;~EggNog:ENOG410Q1N7;~TransMembrane:1 (i53-71o);~antiSMASH:Cluster_2.10), which translates to MSSQQPPRNTNPNLKPRVVMDPHLQSGAGAPRRPLPVQDIRQTKEYKAASRRWISTIVALPVLMYTSWVLYERTYGNQQPKRLSDLPPPNSEETK; encoded by the exons ATGTCGtcgcaacaaccaccaagaaATACAAATCCGAACTTGAAGCCTCGCGTTGTTATGGATCCCCATCTTCAGTCTGGGGCCGGGGCCCCGAGACGACCACTCCCTGTTCAAGATATTCGGCAGACGAAGGAGTATAAGGCTGCTTCGAGACG GTGGATCTCCACGATTGTGGCGCTGCCGGTATTGATGTATACGTCGTGGGTTTTGTATGAGCGGA CGTATGGAAACCAGCAGCCGAAGCGCCTGAGTGATCTGCCTCCACCTAATAGCGAGGAGACCAAGTGA
- a CDS encoding putative GPI-anchored cell surface glycoprotein (COG:S;~EggNog:ENOG410PY7W;~antiSMASH:Cluster_2.10), whose translation MVGRASVTRELGSPAALADLSSAHSRRSSSRASQRTAPARELNTSNLTQSSYSLPPTPLTSSFEEFLPSAKRRRTQRAVNSADQTPLSGVAETPVHRAFSEPFQTPKSYNSSAKPPRPSNLAQSNTQASQVQDASLTEPEPGTPTSSKSNPPPPAEERPIEQSQIDPQADLLTITPKNLPTREKSITIKPEPDKENSTDSPSTMGAAVSHHRKARKSLPARSASQEDGAAPSKPSSRASTPQTSRRDRKSKLGAHTGAKITKAPPASKAQTTPSTKAKTLENGSVNSTTPTKQQQTTTLVASSTRPRRGDRRSTRTANEQTPSSSNQGTANSASSVAQNKSNEHAQSQSPSKRSNMVTLNVGRKSLESFLAQQKAHDDELANHTSTPGHTENGDYHFDYDSEMYKNNYGLDGHMDGPTSPTSLSTTTSAAARTSGRTRKPTIRAMESLESEKRNRRTRAASNKPNSEATTGTTTRSKQKSARHSPTPAPKAARKPDVMIIAKQIYELAAAAVAPGFVPASEVEIWIKELQRKVDEKAKEKEAVASPEPAEEPQTERENTPPSSKPFADNVQASAPRTDEDGWKYTGQVNKHEEEYVIVPEDYEWYRPNNTYGDDELPLPPVRVRSLVQAEKDRALGYPPRIGDRNTPVDNQGCFLFENIPEERRMLEIREAARARGIYVSSFMSFEEVNKMIKLYDSGQPPVLSPPPAPLVPPTPENIPTKAKEPSRKRRRAEATSANKTTESVDTPKPKRRRQGANNTETPPAATPTRPTQEDKEKEKDKDKDKDSPPDEKKSFKITLTFENKRFLLEQASSDTDGTDTGQSDVEDNGPENARSQELQLSAIEAPTTEAAVESAPAPSTPAKPTDQAENPNTEVTPGSAEHPSTEITPGGRPRRRAADALMANFQKHAEDRAKRAERARLGHARRKGTPLKTVTGIHGDTVESPIRPPAVDPMNLD comes from the exons A TGGTTGGTAGGGCTTCTGTTACTCGTGAGCTCGGTTCCCCCGCCGCGCTGGCGGACTTGAGTTCT GCACACTCGCGTCGAAGCTCTTCTAGGGCTTCTCAAAGAACAGCCCCAGCTCGCGAGCTCAACACGTCAAACCTAACACAATCATCGTACTCTCTTCCCCCAACTCCTCTCACTTCGTCTTTTGAAGAGTTTCTGCCTTCTGCAAAGAGACGTAGAACTCAACGTGCTGTTAACTCTGCGGACCAAACTCCTCTTTCGGGTGTTGCAGAGACTCCAGTCCACAGAGCATTCTCTGAACCATTTCAAACCCCCAAGTCGTACAATTCTTCCGCGAAACCTCCTCGTCCTAGTAACCTTGCGCAGTCCAATACTCAGGCCTCTCAAGTGCAAGACGCGTCTCTCACAGAGCCTGAGCCAGGGACTCCGACGAGCTCCAAATCTAatccgcctcctcctgccGAGGAGCGTCCAATTGAGCAGTCTCAGATCGATCCACAAGCTGATCTACTGACAATCACTCCGAAGAACCTTCCGACCAGGGAAAAATCTATTACCATCAAACCTGAACCAGACAAAGAGAACTCCACAGACTCACCTTCCACGATGGGTGCCGCAGTTTCTCATCATCGCAAGGCTAGAAAGTCCTTGCCAGCTCGAAGTGCGAGCcaggaagatggagctgCCCCATCTAAGCCTTCTTCGCGCGCCTCTACTCCGCAGACTTCTCGTCGAGACCGGAAGTCAAAGCTCGGTGCCCATACCGGTGCAAAGATTACCAAGGCACCGCCAGCTTCGAAGGCACAGACGACGCCAAGTACTAAGGCGAAAACGCTGGAAAATGGCTCTGTGAACTCCACTACGCCGACGAAGCAGCAACAGACCACAACCCTTGTTGCCTCATCCACCAGACCACGTCGCGGCGACCGCAGGTCTACCAGAACCGCGAACGAGCAAACACCGAGCAGCTCAAACCAAGGAACTGCGAATTCAGCGTCCTCAGTGGCTCAAAACAAAAGCAATGAGCACGCCCAGTCACAATCGCCTAGCAAACGAAGCAACATGGTAACACTCAACGTGGGCCGTAAATCGTTGGAGTCTTTCCTGGCCCAGCAGAAAGCtcatgatgatgagctcgCCAACCACACCAGCACTCCCGGCCATACTGAAAATGGGGATTACCATTTCGATTACGATTCGGAGATGTATAAGAACAACTACGGCCTTGATGGTCATATGGATGgcccaacttctccaactaGTCTTTCCACGACGACCTCCGCCGCTGCACGCACCTCCGGACGCACACGTAAACCAACTATTCGAGCGATGGAATCGCTCGAATCGGAGAAGCGAAACCGCCGTACACGTGCAGCATCGAACAAGCCAAACTCTGAAGCAACCACGGGCACTACCACACGTTCCAAACAGAAGTCAGCACGGCATTCACCAACTCCCGCGCCAAAAGCAGCAAGAAAACCTGATGTTATGATCATCGCTAAGCAGATTTATGAGctagctgctgctgccgtcgCACCAGGATTTGTCCCCGCATCAGAGGTTGAGATATGGATCAAGGAGCTGCAACGAAAGGTCGACGAGAAAgcaaaagagaaagaggcaGTAGCGTCGCCGGAACCCGCGGAAGAACCGCAAACGGAGAGGGAAAACACGCCACCCTCCAGCAAGCCATTCGCGGATAACGTACAAGCTTCAGCGCCGCGGACTGATGAAGACGGTTGGAAATACACAGGCCAAGTCAACAAACACGAAGAAGAGTATGTCATTGTTCCAGAGGATTACGAATGGTATCGTCCCAACAACACCTACGGAGATGAtgagcttcctcttccccctgTCCGCGTGAGGTCGTTGGTCCAGGCTGAAAAGGACCGCGCGCTTGGCTATCCTCCACGTATCGGAGACCGCAATACACCAGTCGATAATCAAGGATGCTTCCTGTTTGAAAACATCCCCGAAGAGCGCCGTATGCTTGAGATTAGAGAAGCCGCGCGCGCAAGGGGAATTTatgtctccagcttcatgTCCTTTGAAGAAGTCAACAAGATGATCAAGCTCTATGACAGTGGGCAGCCACCCGTACTATCTCCACCACCCGCACCCCTCGTACCTCCTACTCCCGAAAACATCCCAACGAAAGCGAAAGAACCTTCTCGCAAACGCCGCCGCGCCGAGGCTACTTCCGCTAATAAAACGACCGAGTCCGTTGATACCCCCAAACCGAAGAGACGCCGCCAAGGAGCCAATAACACGGAAACCCCTCCCGCAGCGACTCCCACTCGGCCTACCCAAGAAGAtaaggaaaaggaaaaagacaaggacaaggacaaggacagtCCACCAGATGAGAAAAAGTCATTCAAAATTACCTTGACGTTTGAAAACAAGCGATTTCTCCTGGAGCAGGCTTCGAGTGACACCGATGGCACTGACACTGGCCAGTCCGATGTCGAAGACAACGGCCCAGAGAACGCTCGCAGTCAGGAATTGCAGTTGTCGGCAATTGAGGCTCCTACTACCGAAGCCGCTGTAGAatcagctccagcaccttCCACTCCCGCAAAGCCAACAGATCAGGCTGAGAATCCCAATACTGAGGTTACTCCCGGCTCTGCCGAGCATCCTTCTACTGAAATTACACCTGGAGGCCGGCCCCGTCGCCGTGCCGCCGATGCCCTAATGGCCAACTTCCAGAAGCATGCCGAAGACAGGGCTAAGCGCGCGGAAAGAGCTCGCCTTGGCCATGCTCGCAGAAAGGGGACCCCCCTGAAAACAGTTACCGGAATCCACGGAGACACGGTTGAATCCCCGATTCGTCCTCCTGCCGTCGATCCCATGAATCTTGATTAG
- a CDS encoding putative oligosaccharyltransferase subunit ribophorin II (COG:O;~EggNog:ENOG410PK8H;~InterPro:IPR008814;~SECRETED:SignalP(1-22);~TransMembrane:3 (n7-18c22/23o189-213i234-251o257-277i);~antiSMASH:Cluster_2.10;~go_component: GO:0008250 - oligosaccharyltransferase complex [Evidence IEA];~go_component: GO:0016021 - integral component of membrane [Evidence IEA];~go_process: GO:0006487 - protein N-linked glycosylation [Evidence IEA]) — translation MHWWQTVFQLSLLASTALPAAAASWGFADATVSVQTKGAGVGAGLKEEIPQNGALSKPVPLGSADTLKVALTAQEGKSAKNAHQVFLLLEDPNSGLDVSYPFSVKGNGKSRVDLTWKDIPTQFLSTSEPLDARILIGSFGSSPAYNKPAFQLSLARNPDEPVPTYEVSRYGKLPEIHHIFKSDPRSPPVVITLAFIATVLAALPLLAALWLFLGANISHLPTAIKSAPIPHATFLGSLFALEGIFFLYYTSWNLFQILPAVAAVGTVAFISGSRALGEVQGRRLAGLR, via the exons ATGCATTGGTGGCAGACTGTTTTTCAGCTCTCCTTGCTGGCCTCGACCGCGCTCCCGGCCGCCGCTGCAAGCTGGGGGTTTGCTGATGCCACCGTGTCAGTTCAGACCAAGGGCGCCGGAGTCGGTGCCGGATTGAAGGAAGA AATCCCTCAGAACGGCGCTCTCTCTAAACCCGTCCCTCTCGGTAGTGCGGATACCCTCAAGGTCGCCCTAACAGCGCAGGAAGGAAAGTCGGCGAAAAACGCGCACCaagtcttcctcctcctcgaagacCCGAACTCGGGACTAGATGTCTCCTATCCGTTTTCCGTCAAGGGCAATGGCAAATCTCGGGTTGATTTG ACGTGGAAAGATATTCCTACCCAATTCCTTTCTACATCCGAACCTCTTGATGCGAGGATCCTGATCGGATCGTTTGGAAGCTCGCCAGCGTACAACAAGCCCGCGTTCCAACTGTCTCTGGCCCGCAACCCCGATGAGCCCGTCCCGACATATGAGGTCTCGCGATACGGAAAACTCCCTGAGATCCATCACATCTTCAAGAGTGACCCTCGGAGCCCGCCTGTTGTCATCACACTTGCTTTCATTGCGACAGTGCTAGCCGCTTTACCTCTCCTAGCTGCCCTG TGGCTATTCCTCGGCGCTAACATTAGCCACCTCCCTACGGCGATTAAGTCGGCCCCCATTCCTCATGCCACGTTCTTGGGCTCGCTATTCGCTCTTGAaggcatcttcttcctttacTATACCTCCTGGAACCTGTTCCAGATCCTCCCGGCTGTTGCTGCCGTCGGAACTGTCGCCTTCATTAGCGGCAGCCGTGCGCTCGGAGAAGTCCAGGGCAGACGTCTGGCAGGTCTCCGGTGA